The genomic interval ACTTAAAATTTCTTTAAAAGCGATTATTCTAAAAACGTATCTACCTGTTTCCTCTCCAAGTAAAAGATCATAATAGTTATCTACATTCTGTTCCTCAAATCTTCTTGAAACGCCATAGTTGCCTGCATTATATGCCGCAGCTGCCGCTGTCCAACTGCCAAACCTCTCTTTAGAAGCCTTTAAATATTTACAAGCTGCACGAGTAGATTTTTCTATATGATAACGTTCATCAACATTATCATTCACTTCTAAGCCGTACTCTTTTCCTGTTTCTTTCAAAATTTGCCAAAATCCAGTAGCCCTTGCAGGAGATACTGCCTGAGTTAATCCACTCTCAATTACTGCTAGGTATTTAAGGTCATCTGGCACACCCTCCTCTTTTAAAATAGTCTCTATGATAGGAAAGTATTTATGAGCTCTTTTAAAAATTAACAAGGCATTAGATTGCCAGTAAGTATTTACTAGCAACTCCCTATCCATACGCTCATAAATATCCGGATTTTCAACAGGAACCGCCTCACCGGCAAAATTTAAATCATCTGGCATAGGAATCGCATATACATTGTAGTCATTTAATAGCTTTTTATCTTGCTCAATCTGCTTTTCTACTAGTACTTGGTCAACTTTATCTTGTGGAGCCTGTGCTGCATTAATAACAATTCCTGCTATAGCAACAACAGCTACACCTGCTATAATTTTTTTCATCATCTTCATATCCTTTGTGTTTATATTAATATACTAATTTTCAATCAATTTTGGTAGGTTTTTATTAAACCATTTTGCTTTTGTTATAATCATAATATGGGTTCCGCCAGTAATGATGATAGGGTTGTTTAAATATTTTATTGGAAAGACCTTATCATGATCTCCATGTATATGTATAATGTCATCTTTTGGGATAATTTGGTTCCAACAAACCATCTCCCGAACCGCCCACTTCATATACCTTCTGTCATTCATAGAAAGGTATTTTTTATAAAGCGCAAGTCTATTTTTTAAAGACTCTCCAAAAGCATATTTTGCAAGAGCTTCAATATCCTCTACTAGGCGCATTGGTAGAAGTTTATAAAGTTTTAGCTTTCGCGAAAGCTTCA from Dokdonia sp. Hel_I_53 carries:
- a CDS encoding alpha/beta fold hydrolase, which codes for MTHLYLMPGMAANPKIFDQIHLPEEKYTLHYLEWILPKVNESIEDYALRMSKAIEHKNVVLLGVSFGGIIVQEMARHLNVKKIIIVSSVKSKLELPRRMKLSRKLKLYKLLPMRLVEDIEALAKYAFGESLKNRLALYKKYLSMNDRRYMKWAVREMVCWNQIIPKDDIIHIHGDHDKVFPIKYLNNPIIITGGTHIMIITKAKWFNKNLPKLIEN
- a CDS encoding lytic transglycosylase domain-containing protein, whose amino-acid sequence is MKMMKKIIAGVAVVAIAGIVINAAQAPQDKVDQVLVEKQIEQDKKLLNDYNVYAIPMPDDLNFAGEAVPVENPDIYERMDRELLVNTYWQSNALLIFKRAHKYFPIIETILKEEGVPDDLKYLAVIESGLTQAVSPARATGFWQILKETGKEYGLEVNDNVDERYHIEKSTRAACKYLKASKERFGSWTAAAAAYNAGNYGVSRRFEEQNVDNYYDLLLGEETGRYVFRIIAFKEILSNPKKYGFNFNDTHMYKAVPTYKVEVDTAVSDFVKFAEGFGINYKILKIHNPWLREPNLNNSSKKKYYIEIPKEGIYDVGK